The following proteins come from a genomic window of Sesamum indicum cultivar Zhongzhi No. 13 linkage group LG10, S_indicum_v1.0, whole genome shotgun sequence:
- the LOC105172215 gene encoding probable 3-hydroxyisobutyryl-CoA hydrolase 3, with amino-acid sequence MASLLSFDRDLNQVLFEGKHWLRKVVLNRPEQMNSLTHEMVSEMKRALEDYEVDDTIKLVMLTGQGKAFCAGGDVVRSIQLVSIGHWSLTAMFYRKQLLLDYLIATYKKPLVIVMNGAVMGGGAGLSMNASFRVVTENTVFAMPEASIGLYPDVGASYFLSRLPAHFGEYLGLTGSRISGAEMLECGLATHFVFSKDLKSMEDELGEAVYKDVSTIASTLEKFAHKPNLKEDSALTRLDIINKCLSKKTVEDILSSLETEVESCKDKWMVKAINSIKYASPTSLKIFLRSIREGRSLTMEECLRHDYTIVRHMLRRTLHNDFFEGSRAMFFDKDKRPKWKPPRLEEVSEEFVKNFFIGADNDEDWNNLELPDRNRKMKISKL; translated from the exons ATGGCTTCCCTATTGTCTTTCGATCGTGATCTTAATCAG GTACTTTTTGAAGGAAAGCATTGGCTACGAAAGGTTGTTCTCAACAGACCAGAGCAGATGAATTCGCTTACTCATGAAATG GTTTCCGAAATGAAGAGGGCTTTGGAAGACTATGAGGTTGATGACACAATCAAGCTTGTAATGTTGACG GGACAAGGCAAAGCATTCTGTGCTGGTGGCGATGTTGTTAGATCTATTCAACTCGTTTCAATAG gTCATTGGAGCTTGACTGCCATGTTCTATAGAAAACAACTCTTGCTGGACTATCTCATTGCAACATATAAGAAACCACTG GTTATTGTGATGAATGGCGCCGTTATGGGGGGAGGTGCAGGACTATCCATGAATGCAAGCTTCCGAGTTGTCACCGAGAACACT GTGTTTGCAATGCCAGAAGCCTCAATAGGACTTTATCCTGATGTTGGTGCTTCCTATTTCCTGTCCCGACTGCCTGCACATTTTG GTGAGTATTTAGGACTAACTGGATCAAGAATTAGTGGGGCTGAAATGTTGGAATGTGGTTTGGCCACTCATTTTGTTTTCTCAAAG GATCTAAAATCTATGGAAGATGAGCTAGGCGAGGCAGTGTACAAGGATGTATCAACAATTGCTAGTACTCTTGAAAAGTTTGCTCACAAGCCAAATTTGAAAGAAGATAGTGCTTTGACAAG ATTGgatattatcaataaatgCTTGTCGAAGAAGACCGTTGAAGATATATTGTCGTCTCTT gaAACTGAAGTTGAGAGCTGCAAAGACAAGTGGATGGTCAAAGCAATCAATTCCATAAAATATGCTTCTCCAACAAGTCTTAAGATTTTCTTAAGATCC ATTAGAGAAGGACGGAGCTTGACGATGGAAGAGTGTCTGAGGCATGACTACACTATTGTACGTCATATGCTACGAAGAACATTACACAATGATTTTTTTGAG GGTTCGAGGGCGATGTTCTTTGATAAAGATAAAAGACCAAAG TGGAAGCCTCCGAGGTTGGAAGAAGTAAGTGAAGAATTTGTGAAAAACTTCTTCATCGGTGCTGATAATGATGAAGATTGGAATAACTTGGAACTTCCAGATagaaacagaaaaatgaaaatttcaaaattgtgA